From Bacteroidota bacterium, one genomic window encodes:
- a CDS encoding nucleotide exchange factor GrpE gives MKSKDHKGDMDNTAENENLTDESTPMEAALPDANVEEIDPIAKLEAELTESRDKYLYMYSEFENYKRRVSRDRIEQSKLAGSDVFLAILPILDDMERAIKSFESTSDVEAIKAGINLIYSKLKSTTESKGLKPMDATGKPFDADLHDAITNIPAPTPDLKGKVIDEVEKGYFLNDKVIRHAKVVVGN, from the coding sequence ATGAAATCGAAAGACCATAAAGGTGACATGGATAATACTGCGGAAAATGAAAATCTGACGGATGAAAGCACTCCAATGGAGGCTGCTCTTCCTGATGCTAATGTTGAAGAAATTGACCCAATCGCAAAATTGGAAGCTGAATTAACAGAATCAAGAGATAAATATCTCTACATGTATTCTGAATTTGAGAATTATAAACGCAGAGTGTCCCGCGACAGAATTGAGCAATCAAAACTTGCAGGGTCAGATGTGTTTTTAGCAATTCTTCCTATTCTTGACGATATGGAAAGAGCTATCAAATCTTTTGAAAGTACCAGTGATGTTGAAGCAATAAAAGCGGGTATCAATCTTATCTATTCTAAATTAAAATCAACTACAGAAAGCAAAGGCCTCAAGCCGATGGATGCTACCGGAAAACCATTTGATGCAGATCTTCATGATGCTATTACAAATATTCCGGCTCCTACTCCTGACCTAAAAGGAAAGGTGATTGATGAAGTTGAAAAAGGATACTTTTTAAATGATAAGGTAATCCGTCATGCTAAAGTTGTTGTTGGAAATTAA
- the dnaJ gene encoding molecular chaperone DnaJ: protein MSKRDYYEILGVAKGAAEGDIKKAYRQMALKFHPDKNPGNKEAEEKFKEAAEAYEVLSNSEKRQRYDQFGHRGMNGAGGGGQGGMNMEDIFSHFGDIFGGEGNGFESFFGGGSRGGRRVNRGTNLRVKVSLTLEEIAQGVEKKIKVNKHISCTSCKGSGAQDGSSFHKCGTCNGAGQVHRVTSTFIGQMRTTATCPTCNGEGQTIQNKCKSCHGSGLQHGEEVISINIPAGVGEGMQLTVSGKGNAAERGGIAGDLYIVIEEIKHPHLQRDGNNLLHDLYINFADASLGISLEIPTIDGKAKIKIDAGTQAGKVLRLKGKGLPSVNSYGRGDLLVNINVWTPQHVSAEEKKLLEQLRNSPNFKPNPGKSDKTFRDRVREFFE from the coding sequence ATGTCTAAAAGAGATTACTACGAAATACTTGGTGTAGCAAAAGGTGCTGCTGAAGGCGATATTAAAAAGGCCTACAGGCAGATGGCCTTGAAATTCCATCCGGATAAAAATCCTGGAAATAAAGAGGCTGAAGAAAAATTCAAAGAAGCTGCTGAAGCTTATGAAGTTCTCAGCAATTCTGAAAAACGTCAACGCTATGATCAGTTTGGTCACAGAGGTATGAATGGCGCCGGCGGTGGTGGACAAGGTGGAATGAATATGGAAGATATCTTCTCACACTTTGGAGATATTTTCGGCGGCGAAGGAAATGGTTTTGAAAGTTTCTTTGGTGGTGGCAGCAGAGGTGGACGAAGAGTTAACCGTGGTACAAACCTCAGAGTAAAAGTCAGCTTAACACTTGAAGAAATTGCTCAAGGCGTAGAGAAAAAAATAAAAGTCAACAAACATATTTCATGTACTTCCTGTAAAGGATCCGGTGCTCAGGATGGTTCTTCATTTCATAAGTGCGGAACTTGTAATGGTGCAGGTCAGGTACACAGAGTGACCAGTACTTTCATCGGTCAAATGCGAACGACTGCAACTTGTCCGACTTGTAATGGCGAAGGACAAACGATTCAGAATAAATGTAAGTCGTGTCATGGAAGTGGATTGCAACATGGCGAGGAAGTGATCTCCATTAACATTCCTGCGGGAGTTGGAGAAGGAATGCAATTAACAGTTAGCGGAAAAGGAAATGCTGCTGAGCGTGGTGGAATTGCCGGAGATCTTTATATTGTAATTGAAGAGATCAAGCATCCGCATCTTCAGCGCGACGGAAATAATTTACTACATGATCTTTATATCAATTTCGCTGATGCATCTTTGGGAATTTCGCTGGAGATTCCAACTATCGATGGAAAAGCAAAGATCAAGATCGATGCAGGAACGCAGGCCGGAAAAGTATTACGCTTGAAAGGCAAAGGACTACCTTCTGTAAATAGTTATGGCAGAGGTGATCTGTTGGTGAATATCAATGTCTGGACACCACAACATGTTTCCGCTGAAGAAAAAAAGTTGCTTGAGCAACTCCGGAATTCTCCGAATTTTAAACCAAATCCGGGCAAAAGCGATAAAACATTCCGCGACAGAGTGAGAGAGTTTTTCGAGTAA
- a CDS encoding ATP-binding cassette domain-containing protein, giving the protein MNILEIENVSKNYAAHRALDGVTLHIPSHCVFGLLGPNGAGKTSLIRIITQITAPDSGRILFKGQPLSTEHVLQMGYLPEERGLYKKMEVGEQALYLARLKGMSRADAMKKLKFWFEKFEIQAWWKKKVEELSKGMAQKVQFITTVLHEPEFLILDEPFTGFDPINAELVKNELLELKNKGTTIVLSTHRMESVEELCNNIALIDNAHVILNGSVKDIRKQFRSHMFEINYVGNRIGFTNALWTGFELIDLKEEEEHSTAKVKMLGNLTVNDMLSLLMPHVQIIGLQEIVPSMNDIFIKQVSENRN; this is encoded by the coding sequence ATGAATATTCTTGAAATTGAAAATGTCTCAAAGAATTATGCAGCGCATAGAGCTTTGGATGGTGTTACCCTTCACATACCATCTCATTGTGTGTTTGGTTTACTTGGCCCGAATGGTGCCGGAAAAACTTCACTCATCCGTATCATCACGCAAATTACTGCGCCCGATTCAGGACGCATTCTTTTTAAAGGTCAGCCTTTAAGTACAGAACATGTTTTGCAGATGGGTTATCTTCCTGAAGAACGCGGCCTCTATAAAAAAATGGAAGTAGGCGAGCAGGCATTATATCTTGCACGACTGAAAGGAATGTCGCGCGCTGATGCAATGAAAAAATTGAAGTTCTGGTTTGAGAAATTCGAGATCCAGGCGTGGTGGAAAAAGAAGGTGGAAGAACTTTCAAAAGGAATGGCGCAGAAAGTTCAGTTCATCACAACTGTTTTACATGAACCTGAGTTTTTAATTTTAGATGAACCATTCACTGGTTTTGATCCTATCAATGCTGAGCTTGTGAAGAATGAATTACTGGAACTTAAAAACAAAGGAACTACAATCGTGCTCTCAACGCATAGAATGGAAAGTGTGGAGGAGCTGTGTAATAATATTGCTTTGATCGATAATGCACACGTTATTCTGAATGGAAGTGTGAAAGATATCCGTAAACAATTTCGTAGTCATATGTTCGAAATCAATTATGTCGGAAACAGAATTGGATTTACAAATGCGCTGTGGACAGGATTTGAATTGATCGACCTTAAAGAAGAGGAAGAACACAGTACTGCAAAAGTGAAAATGCTTGGCAATCTGACAGTGAATGATATGCTTTCATTGCTGATGCCGCATGTACAGATCATCGGACTGCAAGAGATCGTTCCAAGTATGAATGATATTTTCATCAAACAAGTAAGCGAGAATAGAAACTAG
- a CDS encoding ABC transporter permease produces MNKILLVIQREYLTRVKKKSFIVMTFLGPLLMSGIFVSAFLLDKVDTEVKKIGVIDNTHIFVNKFKDNERVKFEYLNEDVEKVRSESKNRGYFGVLVIPATENLSSLEKAVTFYSESQPGFDIISKIKFTIEKEINTQKYISAGIDESKLLAIKTDVNIQTRDLENKETSTPLTTGLGFAAGLLIYLFIFIYGAMVMRGVLEEKTSRIVEVIISSVKPFQLMMGKIVGVALVGLTQFLLWVILSSTVFFALTSSLMSGKSDKEKAEMIMKSRPGMEEAMQQADEDSPIKGDKMMKLDSILGTINFPLLIGMFIFYFLGGYLLYSALFAAIGAAVDSETDTQQFMLPVTIPLIIAYVAAATVINNPQGNVAFWFSVIPFTSPIVMMVRIPFGVPWEHIVLSMVLLIAGFIFTTWIAARIYRVGILMYGKKVTYKELWKWLRFQN; encoded by the coding sequence ATGAATAAGATCCTTTTAGTAATTCAACGGGAATATCTGACACGGGTAAAGAAAAAGTCTTTTATCGTGATGACCTTTTTAGGGCCGTTGCTGATGAGTGGTATTTTTGTTTCTGCTTTTTTACTCGATAAAGTCGATACGGAAGTAAAGAAAATTGGTGTGATCGATAACACACATATTTTTGTAAATAAATTCAAAGATAATGAGCGTGTTAAATTTGAATATCTGAATGAAGATGTAGAAAAAGTCAGAAGCGAAAGTAAGAACCGCGGTTACTTTGGTGTATTGGTTATACCGGCAACAGAAAATCTGAGTAGTCTGGAGAAAGCGGTTACCTTTTATTCTGAATCTCAACCGGGATTTGATATAATTTCTAAAATAAAATTTACGATTGAAAAGGAGATCAATACACAGAAATACATTTCTGCGGGTATTGATGAATCTAAACTCTTAGCAATCAAAACCGATGTCAATATTCAAACCCGGGATCTTGAAAACAAGGAAACAAGTACGCCTCTTACTACAGGACTTGGATTTGCAGCAGGACTGTTGATCTATCTTTTCATATTTATATACGGTGCAATGGTTATGCGTGGTGTTCTGGAAGAAAAGACGAGCAGGATAGTGGAAGTCATTATCTCTTCTGTAAAACCATTTCAATTGATGATGGGGAAAATTGTTGGAGTCGCTTTGGTTGGATTAACTCAGTTTTTATTGTGGGTCATTCTTAGCTCGACTGTCTTTTTCGCCTTGACATCGTCACTGATGTCCGGAAAATCTGATAAAGAGAAAGCGGAGATGATCATGAAGTCTCGACCGGGAATGGAAGAAGCGATGCAACAAGCTGATGAGGACTCGCCGATCAAAGGCGATAAAATGATGAAGCTTGATTCAATTTTGGGAACAATAAACTTCCCGCTATTGATCGGTATGTTTATTTTCTATTTCCTTGGTGGTTACTTGCTTTATAGTGCATTGTTTGCTGCTATAGGCGCTGCAGTCGATTCGGAAACAGACACGCAGCAGTTCATGTTGCCTGTCACGATACCACTCATTATTGCTTATGTTGCAGCTGCAACGGTCATCAACAATCCACAGGGCAACGTCGCCTTCTGGTTTTCTGTCATACCGTTCACCTCGCCGATTGTAATGATGGTGCGGATTCCATTTGGAGTTCCATGGGAACACATTGTTCTTTCAATGGTTCTGTTGATCGCAGGATTTATTTTTACAACCTGGATTGCAGCACGGATCTACAGAGTAGGGATTTTAATGTACGGCAAAAAAGTTACTTATAAGGAGCTGTGGAAATGGCTTCGTTTTCAGAATTAA
- a CDS encoding Ppx/GppA family phosphatase, producing the protein MRIAILDLGTNTFHLLVTSVNKNGVWKKVFKSKSVVKLGEGAIHKNEIAPIPFRRGIKALEHYKKIIDIHMPEKVFAFATSAIRGATNGHDFVAMAKEKTGIEITVISGEKEAELIYLGVRQCISLNDQPVLIMDIGGGSTEFIIADKDKIFWKHSFNIGAARLLEMFRPSDPILPAEISSIETFLSNELAIMVDAVEKFKPEHLIGSSGSFDTFAEMIGYEFYNRNVISDKNSYSFKIDEYLKLHEKILYSTAMQRNLMKGLVKMRIDMIVMATICTSMVLNKTDIKKMTLSKYALKEGALSMVISGKA; encoded by the coding sequence TTGCGGATAGCAATTTTAGATCTTGGTACAAATACATTTCATTTACTGGTCACTTCGGTAAATAAAAACGGCGTTTGGAAAAAAGTTTTTAAATCAAAGTCTGTTGTCAAATTGGGAGAAGGTGCAATTCATAAGAATGAGATCGCGCCGATTCCTTTTCGAAGAGGGATAAAAGCGCTAGAACATTATAAAAAGATCATCGACATTCATATGCCTGAAAAGGTTTTTGCATTTGCAACTTCAGCGATAAGAGGCGCAACGAATGGTCATGACTTTGTTGCAATGGCGAAAGAGAAAACCGGAATTGAGATCACTGTTATTTCCGGAGAAAAGGAAGCTGAGCTTATTTACCTCGGCGTCAGACAATGCATTTCTCTGAATGATCAACCGGTTCTGATCATGGATATTGGCGGCGGGAGCACAGAATTTATTATTGCAGATAAAGATAAGATCTTCTGGAAGCACAGTTTTAATATTGGTGCAGCGCGATTACTCGAAATGTTCAGGCCATCAGATCCGATCTTGCCTGCTGAAATAAGTTCGATTGAAACATTTCTTTCCAATGAACTTGCGATAATGGTTGATGCAGTTGAGAAATTTAAACCGGAACATCTGATCGGTTCGTCAGGATCGTTTGACACATTTGCAGAAATGATAGGATATGAATTTTATAACAGGAATGTGATCAGCGATAAAAATTCCTATAGTTTCAAAATTGACGAGTATTTAAAATTGCATGAGAAAATATTGTACTCAACCGCAATGCAAAGAAATCTAATGAAAGGCCTGGTTAAAATGCGGATTGACATGATCGTCATGGCTACAATTTGTACTTCAATGGTTTTGAATAAAACCGATATTAAGAAGATGACTTTGTCGAAGTATGCGCTGAAGGAAGGGGCTTTGAGTATGGTTATTTCGGGGAAGGCTTGA
- a CDS encoding sigma-54-dependent Fis family transcriptional regulator, protein MAKILIIDDEKAICNTLKEILSYEKYEVDIANDGAEGIKKAETGNYDLVLSDIKMPKMDGIEVLQKLQEMNPDLPVVMISGHGTIETAVDALKKGAYDYISKPPDLNRLLVTVRNALDRSSLITETKTLKRKIYKTREMVGDSPAIAQIKEIIEKVAPTEARVLVTGSNGTGKELVARWIHEKSNRSAGPMIEVNCAAIPSELIESELFGHEKGAFTSAIKQRIGKFEQASGGTLFLDEIGDMSLSAQSKVLRALQENKITRVGGEKEITVSPRVVAATNRDLKVEIEKGNFREDLYHRLSVILIHVPSLNDRKDDIPTLANYFVNEICQDYGMPVKAFSAEALKELQKINWTGNIRELRNVVERLVILSDKKITEKEVLQFAGKK, encoded by the coding sequence ATGGCCAAGATCCTGATCATCGACGATGAAAAAGCAATTTGTAATACCCTGAAAGAAATTCTTTCCTATGAAAAGTACGAAGTAGATATTGCAAATGATGGTGCCGAAGGAATAAAAAAAGCAGAGACAGGAAATTACGATCTTGTTTTATCTGATATCAAAATGCCTAAGATGGATGGCATTGAAGTATTGCAAAAACTTCAGGAAATGAATCCGGATCTGCCTGTTGTAATGATCAGCGGACATGGAACTATTGAGACTGCAGTTGACGCATTGAAAAAAGGTGCATACGATTATATTTCAAAGCCACCGGATCTGAACCGACTTTTAGTTACCGTGAGAAATGCTCTAGATCGTTCTTCATTGATCACTGAAACCAAAACACTAAAGCGCAAAATTTATAAGACCCGCGAAATGGTTGGAGATTCTCCTGCCATTGCTCAAATAAAAGAGATCATTGAAAAAGTTGCACCGACTGAAGCAAGAGTTCTTGTGACGGGAAGTAATGGTACAGGAAAGGAACTTGTTGCCCGCTGGATCCATGAAAAGAGCAATCGTTCTGCCGGACCGATGATCGAAGTGAATTGCGCTGCTATTCCTTCTGAACTTATCGAAAGTGAATTATTCGGGCATGAGAAAGGTGCATTTACATCAGCAATAAAACAACGTATCGGTAAATTTGAACAAGCTTCGGGCGGGACTTTATTTCTTGATGAGATCGGTGACATGAGTCTTTCTGCTCAGTCAAAAGTTTTACGCGCATTGCAGGAAAATAAAATTACGCGTGTTGGTGGCGAGAAGGAGATTACAGTAAGTCCGAGAGTTGTTGCTGCAACAAACAGAGATCTGAAAGTGGAAATTGAAAAAGGAAATTTCAGAGAGGATCTTTATCACAGGTTGTCGGTAATATTGATTCATGTACCGTCACTGAACGACAGGAAAGATGATATCCCAACGCTGGCAAATTATTTCGTCAATGAGATCTGCCAGGATTACGGCATGCCGGTGAAAGCATTTTCTGCGGAGGCTTTGAAAGAATTGCAGAAGATCAACTGGACAGGAAATATCCGGGAGTTACGAAATGTTGTTGAACGGCTCGTGATCTTATCGGATAAGAAAATTACAGAAAAAGAAGTATTACAATTTGCAGGAAAAAAATAG
- the alaS gene encoding alanine--tRNA ligase: protein MTSAQIRTAFLDFFKSKGHHIVPSAPMVVKNDPTLMFTNAGMNQFKDIFLGNSPAKYARIANTQKCLRVSGKHNDLEEVGIDTYHHTMFEMLGNWSFGDYFKKDAIAWSWELLTDIYKLPKDRLYVTVFEGDAKENLAFDQESFDHWKKVLPEDRILRGNKKDNFWEMGATGPCGPCTEIHVDLRSDEERKKVDGKTLVNESHPQVIEVWNNVFMEFNRKTDGSLDKLPAQHVDTGMGFERLCMAMQGKTSNYDTDVFQPMIQFIALNSGVKYGAAEKTDIAMRVMSDHIRAIALAIADGQLPSNNKAGYVIRRILRRAVRYGFTFLNLKEPFMNKLAPILAEQFKDVFPELKAQQDFVIRVITEEENAFLRTLDTGIKKFEEYKGKNVDGKFAFELFDTFGFPIDLTELMARERGMEVDMVGFNKSLDEQKERSRAAAVVDTDDWVIVREGEEVEFTGYDEFEGDAEILRYRKVKAKNKEQYQLVLNRTPFYAESGGQVGDTGFIEANGEKTTITDTQKENNLIIHYVDKLPKDVSATFFTQINGKRRKQISNNHSATHLLHSALKQVLGSHVNQKGSLVNEAQTRFDFSHFAKVSDEEIQKIEKIVNEKIRENILLDEKRNVPVQQAMEMGAMALFGEKYGEFVRVITFDPSYSIELCGGTHVKATGQIGQIKIVSESAVAAGVRRIEAITADKAEAYFEEQQLQLNSIKELLKHPKDLVQRIQGLMDENTALQEQINVFTNEKTQVIKKELLGKIKSVNGINFLAEQIELPTADALKNLSFELKNQVENLFFLAGAEIDGKALLSLIVSDNLVKDKNLNATNIIRELSKEIQGGGGGQPFYATAGGKNPSGLKKAISMAEGFLG from the coding sequence ATGACTTCGGCTCAAATCCGGACCGCTTTTCTTGATTTTTTCAAGAGTAAAGGCCACCATATCGTTCCTTCCGCACCAATGGTAGTGAAAAATGATCCTACGCTCATGTTCACCAATGCGGGTATGAATCAATTCAAGGATATTTTTCTCGGAAATTCACCGGCAAAATATGCGCGGATCGCGAATACTCAAAAATGTTTGCGGGTTTCAGGTAAACACAATGACCTTGAGGAAGTTGGAATTGACACGTACCATCATACCATGTTTGAAATGCTTGGGAACTGGTCGTTCGGCGATTATTTCAAAAAAGATGCAATTGCATGGAGCTGGGAATTGCTGACTGATATTTACAAACTTCCAAAGGATAGATTATACGTCACCGTATTTGAAGGCGATGCAAAAGAAAACCTTGCATTCGATCAGGAGAGTTTTGATCATTGGAAAAAAGTGTTGCCGGAAGACAGAATTTTGAGAGGTAATAAAAAAGATAATTTCTGGGAAATGGGTGCAACGGGTCCGTGTGGTCCTTGTACTGAAATTCACGTTGATCTTCGTTCCGATGAAGAAAGAAAAAAAGTTGACGGAAAAACGTTAGTGAATGAATCGCATCCACAAGTGATTGAAGTTTGGAACAACGTCTTCATGGAATTCAATCGCAAGACAGATGGAAGTCTCGATAAATTGCCTGCGCAACATGTCGATACAGGAATGGGTTTTGAACGTTTGTGTATGGCCATGCAAGGCAAGACTTCGAATTATGATACTGATGTCTTCCAACCGATGATTCAATTCATTGCATTGAATTCAGGAGTAAAATATGGCGCTGCAGAAAAAACAGATATTGCCATGCGTGTAATGTCTGATCACATTCGTGCAATTGCATTAGCGATTGCTGACGGACAATTACCGAGTAATAATAAGGCAGGGTATGTGATCCGCAGGATTCTTCGTCGTGCTGTCCGTTATGGATTTACTTTTCTGAATCTGAAAGAACCATTCATGAATAAACTGGCTCCAATTCTTGCAGAACAGTTCAAAGATGTTTTCCCTGAATTAAAAGCCCAGCAGGATTTTGTGATCCGTGTGATCACTGAAGAAGAAAATGCTTTTCTTAGAACATTAGATACAGGAATAAAAAAATTCGAAGAATACAAAGGCAAGAATGTGGATGGCAAATTTGCATTCGAACTTTTTGATACATTCGGTTTTCCAATTGACCTTACAGAATTAATGGCTCGTGAAAGAGGCATGGAAGTCGACATGGTTGGCTTTAATAAGAGTCTGGACGAACAAAAAGAAAGATCGCGTGCAGCAGCAGTGGTTGATACTGATGATTGGGTAATTGTTCGCGAAGGAGAAGAAGTTGAGTTTACCGGCTACGATGAATTTGAAGGTGATGCAGAGATTCTTCGTTACAGAAAAGTAAAAGCTAAGAACAAAGAACAGTATCAGTTGGTACTAAATCGTACTCCTTTCTATGCAGAAAGCGGCGGACAAGTCGGTGATACAGGTTTCATTGAAGCAAATGGAGAAAAGACAACCATTACAGATACGCAGAAAGAAAACAATCTGATCATTCACTACGTCGATAAACTTCCGAAAGATGTGAGTGCAACATTTTTCACTCAGATAAATGGAAAGCGCAGAAAGCAGATCAGCAACAATCACTCTGCTACTCACCTTTTGCATTCTGCGTTGAAACAAGTTCTGGGTTCGCATGTGAATCAGAAAGGATCGCTTGTTAATGAAGCTCAGACACGTTTTGACTTTTCACATTTTGCAAAAGTATCAGACGAAGAAATTCAGAAGATCGAAAAGATCGTGAATGAAAAGATCCGTGAAAATATTTTGCTCGATGAAAAGAGAAATGTTCCGGTGCAGCAGGCAATGGAAATGGGTGCGATGGCATTGTTTGGTGAAAAGTATGGTGAGTTTGTTCGCGTGATCACTTTCGACCCTTCCTACTCCATTGAATTGTGTGGAGGAACTCATGTAAAAGCAACCGGACAGATCGGACAAATAAAAATTGTTTCCGAAAGTGCAGTAGCTGCCGGTGTTCGTCGTATCGAAGCAATCACTGCCGATAAAGCGGAGGCATATTTCGAAGAGCAGCAATTGCAATTGAATTCCATCAAAGAATTATTGAAACATCCGAAAGATCTTGTACAACGAATCCAGGGGTTGATGGATGAGAACACAGCGCTTCAGGAACAGATCAATGTTTTTACAAATGAAAAAACACAGGTCATTAAGAAAGAATTGCTCGGAAAGATCAAGTCAGTAAATGGAATAAATTTCCTTGCCGAACAAATTGAATTACCGACTGCAGATGCTCTGAAAAATTTATCATTCGAATTAAAGAATCAGGTAGAAAATTTATTCTTCCTTGCCGGAGCCGAGATCGATGGCAAAGCATTGTTGAGTCTGATCGTTTCCGATAATTTAGTAAAAGATAAAAACCTGAATGCAACCAACATCATCCGCGAATTATCGAAAGAGATCCAAGGTGGTGGTGGCGGGCAACCTTTTTATGCAACGGCTGGCGGTAAAAATCCGTCGGGGTTGAAGAAAGCGATTTCGATGGCGGAAGGTTTTTTGGGTTAA